The following are from one region of the Dreissena polymorpha isolate Duluth1 chromosome 2, UMN_Dpol_1.0, whole genome shotgun sequence genome:
- the LOC127868753 gene encoding manganese-dependent ADP-ribose/CDP-alcohol diphosphatase-like translates to MESKLILSFGAIADIQYADIEDGYNFAGTRERYYRTALRMLKRAISSWNNNDKRKPSFVLQLGDIIDGKNKPISERALNSVLGEFAQFDGPVYHIWGNHEYYNFSRKFLLDSPIYSGLDKNVVPVKNKAYYMCVPHPQLRILALDCYEISHLACLKDSEDYKLASRYLEINANEDVNCCKGLEGTNARFVQYNGALSTEQIDWIDKNLTEAEQMKQNVIVIGHCGVCPGSIDSSCLCWNAPEVLQVLQSHSSCMVAYLAGHDHFGGMACDDQGIMHITFPGVVENKSEADFGTFYMYEDRLELVGNGRAQTLTLRLRYMSGIS, encoded by the exons ATGGAATCAAAACTAATACTATCCTTCGGAGCAATAGCTGACATTCAGTATGCTGATATTGAGGATGGATACAATTTTGCTGGCACTCGTGAAAGGTACTACAGAACTGCTCTTAGGATGCTCAAGAGAGCTATCTCCTCTTGGAACAACAACGATAAAAGAAAACCAAGCTTTGTTCTACAACTGGGAGATATTATTGATGGCAAAAACAAGCCAATATCTGAAAGAGCGTTAAATTCTGTTCTTGGAGAATTTGCTCAATTTGATGGACCAGTGTATCATATATGGGGGAATCATGAATATTACAATTTTTCCAGAAAATTTCTTCTTGATTCTCCAATATATTCTGGTCTTGATAAGAATGTTGTTCCAGTGAAAAATAAGGCTTACTACATGTGTGTCCCTCATCCGCAGCTTCGAATACTTGCTTTGGACTGTTATGAAATTAGCCATTTGGCATGTCTGAAAGATTCAGAAGATTACAAATTGGCTAGCCGGTACTTGGAAATCAATGCCAATGAGGATGTAAATTGTTGCAAGGGACTAGAAGGTACAAATGCAAGGTTTGTTCAGTACAATGGGGCACTTAGTACCGAGCAAATAGATTGGATTGACAAAAACCTGACAGAAGCTGAACAGATGAAACAGAATGTGATTGTTATAG GTCATTGTGGTGTGTGTCCGGGATCCATCGATAGCTCTTGCCTTTGTTGGAATGCGCCGGAGGTCCTGCAAGTGCTGCAGTCCCACAGTAGTTGCATGGTGGCATATCTGGCGGGCCATGATCATTTCGGGGGAATGGCATGCGATGATCAAGGAATCATGCATATTACTTTTCCTGGTGTTGTGGAAAACAAGAGTGAGGCTGATTTTGGCACATTTTACATGTACGAGGACAGACTTGAGCTTGTTGGCAATGGAAGAGCCCAAACATTGACACTGCGGCTACGGTACATGTCAGGAATCAGTTAA